A single Lolium perenne isolate Kyuss_39 chromosome 6, Kyuss_2.0, whole genome shotgun sequence DNA region contains:
- the LOC127308426 gene encoding uncharacterized protein, which yields MRPTKPAATAPRPARPTSGVARLLQAPAVVALAVVLAVASPAQPQKASEAAPKDTFRNVPGTLSGEEGKEAERIKHPRSPEAARCTSKCVSTCVLGGAGAPGVGGPFNVRRPLVVFKDGFRSRQYCLVECSDVCNLIKDGEDDQ from the exons ATGCGGCCGACGAAACCAGCTGCCACGGCGCCAAGGCCGGCACGGCCGACGTCCGGCGTCGCTAGGCTGCTGCAGGCGCCGGCGGTCGTGGCACTGGCCGTCGTGCTCGCGGTGGCGTCGCCGGCGCAACCGCAGAAGGCTTCGGAAGCGGCACCGAAGGACACATTTCGCAACGTTCCGGGGACGCTCTCCGGGGAGGAGGGCAAGGAGGCGGAGCGGATCAAGCACCCGAGGTCGCCCGAGGCGGCGCGGTGCACCTCCAAGTGCGTCAGCACCTGCGTCCTCGGCGGCGCCGGTGCGCCCGGCGTCGGAGGCCCCTTCAACGTCAGAAG ACCACTGGTGGTGTTCAAGGATGGTTTCCGAAGCCGGCAGTACTG CCTGGTGGAGTGCTCGGACGTCTGTAACCTGATCAAGGACGGAGAAGACGACCAATGA